Proteins from one Sulfurovum sp. TSL1 genomic window:
- the ispG gene encoding flavodoxin-dependent (E)-4-hydroxy-3-methylbut-2-enyl-diphosphate synthase, translating into MKERVKTKKIYVGNVAVGGDAPISVQSMTYSDTHNVAATVEQINRLHFSGADMVRVAVPEMQDALALKAIKEQISLPLIADIHFNYKLALEAAKWVDCIRLNPGNIGEKSRIKEIVKACQDRNLPIRIGVNAGSLEKEFDLKYGATAEGMVASAEYNIKFLEDLGFTDIKVSLKASDVDRTVDAYRMLRPRNEYPFHLGVTEAGTVFHATIKSAIGLGALLLDGIGDTMRVSITGELEEEIKVGKAILKDSGRMKEGLNIISCPTCGRIEADLVSAVAEVERRTAHIKTPMDVSVMGCVVNAIGEAKHADVAIAYGKGSGLVMLKGEVVARLPEAELVERFVQEVEKFAEDNK; encoded by the coding sequence GTGAAAGAAAGAGTTAAAACAAAAAAAATTTATGTCGGTAATGTCGCTGTAGGCGGTGATGCACCGATCTCTGTGCAGTCTATGACATACAGTGATACGCATAATGTGGCTGCGACAGTAGAGCAGATCAACCGTCTACATTTTTCCGGGGCTGACATGGTGCGTGTGGCAGTACCTGAGATGCAGGATGCGCTTGCACTTAAAGCCATTAAAGAACAGATCTCTTTACCCCTCATTGCAGATATACACTTTAACTATAAATTGGCACTGGAAGCCGCAAAATGGGTGGATTGTATACGTCTGAACCCTGGGAATATCGGTGAAAAATCACGTATCAAAGAGATTGTCAAAGCGTGCCAGGATCGAAACCTGCCTATACGTATAGGGGTGAATGCAGGTTCATTGGAAAAAGAGTTTGATCTGAAGTATGGTGCAACAGCAGAGGGTATGGTCGCATCTGCAGAGTACAACATCAAATTTTTGGAAGATCTGGGATTTACAGACATCAAAGTGTCACTGAAAGCTTCGGATGTAGATAGAACCGTAGATGCCTACAGAATGTTACGCCCCAGAAATGAATACCCTTTTCACTTGGGTGTGACAGAGGCGGGAACGGTTTTTCATGCGACTATCAAGTCTGCTATAGGTCTGGGGGCTTTGTTGCTTGACGGGATAGGGGATACGATGCGTGTTTCCATTACCGGTGAGCTCGAAGAAGAGATCAAAGTCGGGAAAGCCATACTCAAAGACAGCGGTAGAATGAAAGAGGGGCTGAACATCATCTCTTGTCCCACCTGCGGGCGTATAGAGGCGGATCTTGTGAGTGCGGTAGCCGAGGTGGAAAGACGCACAGCACACATTAAAACACCTATGGATGTTTCTGTGATGGGGTGTGTGGTCAATGCTATAGGGGAAGCCAAACATGCGGATGTTGCTATAGCCTATGGAAAAGGTTCAGGTTTGGTCATGCTCAAAGGGGAAGTGGTTGCCAGACTCCCTGAAGCAGAGTTGGTTGAGCGCTTTGTGCAGGAAGTAGAGAAGTTTGCAGAGGATAACAAATAA
- a CDS encoding prepilin-type N-terminal cleavage/methylation domain-containing protein, giving the protein MQTTSKKAFTMIELIFVIVIIGILAAVAIPKLAATRDDAKVSKAVHNLKTCIVDISAGYTARQEEDNTTAACVAVADDGCFTLSGVDTLDGNVTFTHSGLTDTWCVDAQGVAADQNLSTSSGQVHSFGGIKIVR; this is encoded by the coding sequence ATGCAAACAACTTCGAAAAAAGCATTTACTATGATCGAATTGATCTTTGTGATTGTAATTATTGGTATTTTGGCGGCAGTTGCTATTCCTAAATTGGCAGCAACCAGAGATGATGCAAAAGTTTCAAAAGCTGTACATAACCTTAAAACCTGTATTGTTGACATCTCTGCTGGATATACAGCAAGACAAGAAGAGGACAATACAACGGCTGCATGTGTTGCTGTTGCTGATGATGGCTGTTTCACACTTTCTGGTGTGGACACACTAGATGGAAACGTCACATTCACACATAGTGGGTTAACTGATACTTGGTGTGTAGATGCTCAGGGTGTTGCGGCAGACCAAAATTTAAGTACTTCTTCTGGTCAAGTACATAGCTTTGGCGGAATTAAAATTGTAAGATAA
- a CDS encoding GGDEF domain-containing protein, whose protein sequence is MQKEWSSFRITLILYLVVLILPLGFYFVYTSFQTMQNDTKIVHQSSWTAGAMAHLALIQNDYERVVHIDKALQEISPWVAQNNDSNLYIGGQTLSKDFEQIDACWTAYKESYMKHDTIAIGKQSLQCYELTDTFATVIEKMVYLKQNKIINIFYMSLALAMIFALLIIYLVRAYIGQQMKKHAIHDHDTKLFNKQYFCAELKTSCARAVRNNAPLSLLSISIDDFGKESKHYSQKMQAFLLKTFGGLITSLTRESDIACRYDENRVFILLPDTSEEHALILEKRIREALEKHDFGVIPELNFKFATTHLNYKETPETFLSRTEGLLK, encoded by the coding sequence ATGCAAAAAGAATGGTCATCATTTAGAATCACTTTAATACTCTATCTTGTTGTTCTCATACTCCCTCTTGGCTTTTATTTTGTTTACACATCATTTCAAACGATGCAAAACGATACAAAGATCGTACATCAAAGTTCTTGGACAGCAGGTGCAATGGCCCATCTTGCACTTATTCAAAATGATTACGAGAGAGTTGTACACATAGATAAAGCCCTTCAAGAGATATCTCCCTGGGTTGCACAGAACAATGATTCAAACCTCTATATAGGAGGTCAGACACTCTCTAAAGATTTTGAACAAATAGATGCTTGCTGGACCGCTTACAAAGAGAGTTATATGAAACATGACACAATTGCTATAGGTAAGCAGAGCCTCCAATGTTATGAACTTACTGATACTTTCGCAACGGTCATTGAGAAAATGGTCTATCTGAAGCAAAACAAGATCATTAATATATTTTACATGAGTCTTGCTCTTGCCATGATCTTTGCACTGTTGATCATCTATCTAGTAAGAGCTTATATCGGTCAGCAGATGAAAAAACATGCCATCCATGACCATGATACTAAGCTCTTCAACAAACAATATTTCTGTGCAGAGCTGAAAACATCTTGTGCCAGAGCTGTACGGAACAATGCTCCACTTTCTCTGCTTTCTATTTCGATCGATGATTTTGGGAAAGAGAGTAAGCACTATAGTCAAAAAATGCAAGCATTTCTACTTAAAACCTTTGGAGGGCTCATCACATCTTTGACGAGAGAAAGTGATATAGCATGTCGATATGATGAAAATCGCGTGTTTATACTTTTGCCTGATACCTCGGAAGAACATGCATTGATCTTGGAAAAACGTATACGTGAAGCACTTGAAAAACATGATTTTGGTGTCATACCGGAACTCAACTTCAAGTTCGCAACGACCCATCTCAACTACAAAGAGACACCTGAAACATTTCTATCACGTACAGAAGGGCTATTAAAATAA
- a CDS encoding type II secretion system protein, which translates to MQKSSKKAFTMIELIFVIVVIGILSAIAVPKFAATRDDAQVTKGLATLASVRSALATERQKQILKGDFDGITNLRGTGSGVFTKFNDVNGSLVLEYDVKSCTDRVGCWSTNDGETYTFKSPSGDCTFKLENNRFNDVTSGGCTDMN; encoded by the coding sequence ATGCAAAAATCTTCAAAAAAAGCATTTACCATGATAGAGTTAATATTTGTAATTGTAGTGATTGGGATCCTTTCGGCAATAGCGGTACCTAAGTTTGCAGCTACACGTGATGATGCTCAGGTTACAAAAGGGTTAGCAACATTGGCCTCTGTAAGGAGTGCACTTGCTACAGAGAGACAAAAACAGATACTTAAAGGTGATTTTGATGGCATTACAAATTTACGAGGAACAGGTTCTGGTGTTTTTACTAAGTTTAATGATGTGAATGGTAGTTTGGTTTTGGAGTATGATGTAAAGTCATGTACAGATAGGGTTGGATGTTGGAGTACGAATGATGGTGAAACGTATACCTTTAAGTCACCATCTGGAGATTGTACATTTAAGTTAGAGAACAACCGCTTTAATGATGTAACCAGTGGCGGATGTACTGATATGAATTAG
- a CDS encoding type II secretion system protein, whose amino-acid sequence MIELIFMLIVVGILAAIAVSKLTATRDDAKLSADVSNMSICIRSVAAHYTATGIMDINIASCNKVNCYTVDINGSIMQVDINISAADYCDDIENVGGHLIHNYQFAGQSIER is encoded by the coding sequence ATGATAGAACTTATCTTCATGTTAATTGTTGTAGGAATACTCGCAGCAATTGCAGTCTCAAAACTGACCGCAACCAGAGATGATGCAAAGCTCTCTGCTGATGTTTCAAATATGAGTATCTGTATAAGAAGTGTTGCCGCTCACTATACTGCTACAGGGATTATGGATATTAATATAGCATCTTGTAATAAGGTAAATTGTTACACAGTAGATATTAACGGATCCATCATGCAGGTTGACATTAACATAAGTGCTGCCGATTATTGTGATGATATAGAAAATGTAGGTGGACACCTCATACATAATTACCAGTTTGCTGGACAAAGTATTGAAAGATAA
- the uvrB gene encoding excinuclease ABC subunit UvrB, which yields MPNFTVSSPYQPAGDQPQAIDTLSRSIEAGNQYQTLLGVTGSGKTYTMAKIIEKTKKPTLIMTHNKTLAAQLYSEFKSFFPNNHVEYFISYYDYYQPEAYLPRQDLFIEKDSSINQELERLRLSTTANLLSHDDVIVIASVSANYGLGSPDDYRSIVQKLCVGDEYNQKALLLRLVDMGYKRNDEFFDRGDFRVTGEVIDIYPAYSEEFAVRIEFFGDEIEAIYEFNSLTGEKEEGVKEVTIYSANQFIVSKEKLARAVKSIEEELAERLAYYQKEDRMIEYNRLKQRTEFDLEMIEGTGMCKGIENYSRHLTGKKEGETPYTMMDYFEAMHDDYLVIVDESHVSLPQFRGMYAGDRSRKEVLVDHGFRLPSALDNRPLMFDEYIHKAPHFLFVSATPAPLELELSSAVAEQVVRPTGLLDPEIEVIDSTYQVENLYDRMKPVIARGERVLITVLTKKMAEELTTYYNDLGLKARHMHSDMDAIERNQTIRSLRLGEFDILVGINLLREGLDLPEVSLVAILDADKEGFLRSRTSLIQTAGRAARNANGHVLMYAKKITDSMQFTIDTTQDRREKQIAYNKEHGITPQTTLRVLDTDLKVEDAGELYNKQSKLDKMPKAERQQMVKELKAKMLAAAKNLDFEEAARLRDQIAKIKKL from the coding sequence TTGCCAAATTTCACGGTATCAAGTCCATACCAACCCGCCGGTGACCAACCCCAGGCCATAGATACACTTTCTCGCTCCATTGAAGCAGGAAACCAATACCAAACCCTGCTTGGTGTTACGGGGTCAGGTAAAACCTATACGATGGCAAAGATCATAGAGAAAACAAAAAAACCTACCCTCATCATGACCCATAACAAAACACTTGCAGCACAACTCTACTCAGAGTTTAAAAGCTTCTTTCCAAACAACCATGTCGAGTACTTCATCTCATACTATGATTATTATCAGCCTGAAGCCTATCTGCCACGCCAAGACCTGTTTATAGAAAAAGATTCTTCCATCAACCAGGAGTTGGAACGTTTGCGTCTCAGTACGACTGCAAACCTGCTTTCACATGATGATGTCATTGTCATCGCTTCTGTCTCTGCCAATTATGGATTGGGTTCACCTGATGATTACCGTTCCATCGTACAGAAACTGTGTGTGGGCGATGAGTACAACCAAAAAGCCCTGCTGCTTAGACTGGTAGACATGGGCTACAAACGTAATGATGAATTTTTTGACAGGGGTGATTTTCGGGTGACGGGTGAAGTCATAGACATTTACCCTGCCTACTCTGAAGAGTTTGCCGTACGTATAGAGTTTTTTGGTGATGAGATAGAAGCCATTTATGAGTTCAATTCGCTCACGGGAGAGAAAGAAGAAGGAGTCAAAGAGGTCACCATCTACTCAGCCAATCAGTTCATCGTCTCAAAAGAGAAACTTGCCCGTGCTGTCAAAAGCATAGAAGAAGAACTTGCAGAACGGCTTGCCTATTACCAGAAAGAAGACCGTATGATCGAGTATAACCGTCTCAAACAGCGTACAGAGTTTGATCTGGAAATGATAGAAGGCACAGGAATGTGTAAAGGTATCGAAAACTATTCTCGTCATCTTACAGGCAAAAAAGAAGGAGAGACACCTTACACCATGATGGACTACTTTGAAGCGATGCATGATGATTACCTCGTCATAGTCGATGAGTCCCATGTCTCTTTGCCACAGTTCAGAGGAATGTATGCAGGAGACAGAAGCCGTAAAGAAGTACTGGTTGACCATGGGTTCAGACTTCCTTCCGCACTGGACAACCGTCCGTTGATGTTTGACGAGTATATCCATAAAGCGCCTCATTTTCTCTTTGTTTCTGCTACCCCTGCCCCGCTTGAACTTGAACTTTCCTCTGCAGTCGCAGAACAGGTCGTAAGGCCTACAGGACTGCTTGATCCGGAGATAGAAGTGATCGACAGTACCTACCAGGTAGAAAACCTGTATGACAGGATGAAACCGGTCATCGCACGTGGGGAACGCGTGCTTATCACAGTGTTGACAAAAAAGATGGCAGAAGAGTTGACTACGTACTACAATGATCTTGGACTTAAAGCCCGCCATATGCACTCTGATATGGATGCGATAGAACGAAACCAGACCATACGTTCCTTACGTTTGGGTGAATTTGACATCTTAGTAGGGATCAACCTGCTTAGAGAAGGACTTGACCTTCCTGAAGTGAGTCTGGTGGCTATTCTTGATGCGGATAAAGAAGGTTTTCTGCGTTCACGAACCTCTCTCATACAAACCGCAGGAAGGGCTGCAAGAAATGCCAATGGTCATGTGCTTATGTATGCGAAAAAGATCACTGATTCCATGCAGTTCACCATCGATACCACACAAGACAGACGTGAAAAACAGATCGCTTATAATAAAGAACACGGTATTACACCTCAAACCACACTCAGGGTCCTTGACACAGACCTCAAAGTGGAAGATGCAGGAGAACTTTACAATAA
- a CDS encoding primosomal protein N': protein MKSSAPSLTYSSPNILKKGTVVTVPLKTTLKDAVVIEKVVKPEFETAEITSVSDHAYSQEQMEIAKFICEYYFSSLGEALSLFIPFKLSSATESSSKSIEKNMLPRLSDIQKNAYDQLLKKEKALLFGVTGSGKTEIFISLMAKMLEEGKSAIFLMPEISLTPQMEKRLKVYFGERVAMWHSKLTKKKKESILEGIERGEIRIVAGARSALFVPLSNLGLIIVDEEHDDSYKAMTRPRYHARDVAVLMGSRLGAKVVLASATPSMSSYYKYDVVKLDKPYVQTEKRYKFISGDRINHTMLDAIDMHYKAGDQSLLFLPTRGNFKYLYCESCGKTHLCPFCSVGMALHRKYRHLKCHYCNYTEPIRDTCTHCGHTPLKSERMGTVEAIEVISEAVEGIQIEQFDKDSITTAKKLKEALKRFESGESQLLLGTQMLSKGHDYANITLSIIMGLDYILGLADYRARERATSLLFQIAGRSGRAKAAQIIVQTGDPEFFQTYLADYELFIKDELAFLEMAEYPPFASLARILIAHKDETKASKITLDTVTKLKAFEEVEIVGHGKAPVEKIANKFRFHILLRSKHRVPLLKALHSVDRREIEIDFDPVEFS from the coding sequence ATGAAGTCAAGTGCTCCCAGCTTGACTTATTCATCTCCAAATATATTAAAAAAAGGTACAGTGGTTACTGTGCCTTTAAAAACGACGCTAAAAGATGCAGTTGTCATAGAAAAGGTGGTAAAGCCTGAATTTGAAACTGCAGAGATCACCTCTGTTTCAGATCATGCTTATAGTCAGGAACAGATGGAGATAGCGAAGTTTATCTGTGAGTATTATTTTTCTTCTTTGGGTGAAGCACTTTCTCTTTTTATCCCATTTAAACTTTCTTCTGCTACAGAATCATCTTCGAAGTCCATAGAAAAAAATATGCTTCCAAGGTTAAGTGACATACAGAAAAATGCTTATGATCAACTCCTCAAAAAAGAGAAAGCACTGCTGTTTGGTGTCACCGGGTCGGGGAAAACAGAGATCTTCATTTCGCTAATGGCAAAGATGTTGGAAGAGGGGAAAAGCGCTATTTTTCTTATGCCCGAGATCTCACTGACACCGCAAATGGAAAAGCGTCTTAAGGTCTATTTTGGCGAGCGTGTGGCTATGTGGCATTCCAAGTTGACCAAGAAGAAAAAAGAGTCTATCCTCGAAGGCATAGAAAGAGGAGAGATACGCATTGTCGCGGGAGCGCGTTCTGCGCTTTTTGTGCCGTTGTCCAACCTTGGGCTTATCATTGTAGATGAAGAACATGATGACAGTTATAAGGCGATGACCAGACCGCGTTACCATGCACGGGATGTAGCAGTATTGATGGGAAGTAGATTGGGTGCGAAAGTGGTGTTGGCTTCTGCGACACCTTCGATGAGTTCGTACTATAAATATGATGTGGTCAAACTCGATAAACCGTATGTACAAACAGAAAAAAGGTACAAGTTCATTTCTGGTGACAGGATCAACCATACGATGTTGGATGCCATAGATATGCACTACAAAGCGGGAGACCAGTCACTGCTGTTTCTTCCTACCCGTGGAAATTTCAAGTATCTCTACTGTGAGAGTTGCGGCAAGACACATCTTTGCCCTTTCTGTTCAGTGGGCATGGCTCTGCACAGAAAATACAGACATTTAAAATGCCACTACTGTAACTATACTGAACCTATACGGGATACCTGTACCCACTGTGGTCATACACCGCTTAAAAGTGAACGTATGGGTACCGTGGAAGCCATAGAAGTCATTTCTGAAGCGGTTGAAGGGATACAGATAGAACAGTTCGACAAAGACAGTATCACCACGGCTAAAAAACTCAAAGAGGCTTTGAAGCGTTTTGAAAGCGGCGAGAGCCAACTGCTTTTGGGGACACAGATGCTGAGTAAAGGGCATGACTATGCAAATATTACATTGAGTATCATCATGGGGCTTGATTACATCCTGGGACTGGCAGATTACAGGGCACGAGAGAGAGCGACCTCCTTACTCTTTCAGATCGCCGGTCGAAGCGGACGGGCAAAAGCAGCCCAGATCATTGTGCAGACCGGTGATCCGGAATTTTTTCAAACCTATTTGGCCGATTATGAACTTTTCATCAAAGATGAACTGGCATTCTTAGAGATGGCAGAGTACCCTCCTTTTGCCTCACTTGCACGTATACTCATCGCACATAAAGATGAAACCAAAGCAAGCAAGATCACACTGGACACCGTAACGAAACTCAAAGCATTTGAAGAGGTAGAGATAGTGGGACATGGTAAAGCACCGGTAGAAAAAATAGCCAATAAATTCAGGTTCCATATACTCTTGAGATCCAAGCACAGAGTCCCCTTGCTCAAGGCTTTACACAGTGTAGATCGTAGAGAGATAGAGATAGATTTCGACCCTGTTGAATTTTCTTAA
- a CDS encoding type II secretion system protein, translated as MTNMRRGFTMIELIFVIVIIGILAAVAIPKLAATRDDAKVSKGIANLKTCITDIGAAYTARQAEDNTSAACVAVADDGCFVISDVQAAGGATSPDGNITFKHSGLTDTWCADAKIVAADQNLSTSDGQVHSFGGSKVVR; from the coding sequence ATGACTAACATGAGACGCGGATTCACAATGATCGAATTGATCTTTGTCATCGTAATTATCGGAATTTTGGCAGCAGTTGCTATTCCTAAATTGGCAGCAACTAGAGATGATGCAAAAGTATCAAAAGGTATTGCTAACCTTAAAACGTGTATTACTGATATCGGAGCTGCATATACAGCAAGACAGGCAGAAGACAACACTTCAGCTGCATGTGTAGCAGTTGCTGATGATGGCTGTTTTGTTATTAGTGATGTACAAGCAGCAGGTGGTGCAACTTCACCTGATGGAAACATCACATTCAAACATAGTGGGTTAACTGATACTTGGTGTGCAGATGCGAAAATTGTTGCGGCAGATCAAAACTTAAGTACTTCTGATGGTCAAGTACATAGCTTTGGCGGATCTAAAGTCGTAAGATAA